In Deinococcus maricopensis DSM 21211, one genomic interval encodes:
- the tatA gene encoding twin-arginine translocase TatA/TatE family subunit, translated as MGILEIGLIILVLVLLFGAKKIPEIGRGLGQGIKGFREETRDGRGDTTVVTREDGTPRA; from the coding sequence ATGGGCATTCTGGAAATTGGTCTGATCATTCTGGTGCTGGTCCTGCTGTTCGGCGCGAAGAAAATCCCGGAAATCGGCCGGGGCCTCGGGCAGGGCATCAAAGGCTTCCGTGAGGAAACCCGCGACGGGCGCGGCGACACCACCGTCGTGACCCGCGAAGACGGCACGCCGCGCGCCTGA
- a CDS encoding 3-hydroxyacyl-CoA dehydrogenase family protein: MKFGVIGAGQMGAGIAQVAAQSGFTVVLRDMEDRFLERGRQVIERSLAKLSEKGKLDGTPEEVLGRMTFTTDLAAFADCDLVVEAIVENEGVKAQLFRDLGGIVKPEGILASNTSSIPITSLATASGRPERFIGMHFMNPVPLMQLVEVIRGYSTSDDTAAFVESTARKMGKTPLSCNDFPGFVSNRILMPMLNEAIQCVMEGVAEPEAIDGIMKLGMNHPMGPLTLADFIGLDTCLAIMEVLHRGLGDDKYRPSPLLRKMVQAGLLGRKSGRGFYTY; the protein is encoded by the coding sequence ATGAAGTTCGGTGTAATCGGTGCAGGGCAGATGGGCGCGGGCATCGCGCAGGTGGCGGCGCAGAGTGGCTTCACGGTCGTGCTGCGCGACATGGAGGACCGCTTCCTGGAACGCGGCCGTCAGGTGATCGAGCGGAGCCTCGCGAAACTCAGCGAGAAAGGCAAACTGGACGGCACGCCCGAGGAGGTGCTGGGCCGCATGACATTCACGACGGACCTCGCGGCGTTCGCGGACTGCGACCTCGTCGTGGAGGCCATCGTGGAGAACGAGGGGGTGAAGGCGCAGCTGTTCCGGGACCTGGGCGGCATCGTGAAGCCGGAAGGCATCCTGGCGAGCAACACCAGCAGCATCCCCATCACGAGTCTCGCCACCGCCAGCGGCCGCCCGGAGCGGTTCATCGGGATGCACTTCATGAACCCCGTGCCGCTGATGCAGCTCGTGGAAGTCATCCGCGGGTACAGCACCAGCGACGACACCGCCGCGTTCGTGGAGAGCACCGCCCGCAAGATGGGCAAGACGCCCCTGTCGTGCAACGACTTCCCGGGGTTCGTGAGCAACCGCATCCTGATGCCCATGCTGAACGAGGCCATCCAGTGCGTGATGGAGGGCGTCGCGGAGCCCGAAGCGATCGACGGGATCATGAAGCTCGGCATGAACCACCCGATGGGGCCGCTCACGCTCGCGGACTTCATCGGCCTCGACACGTGCCTCGCGATCATGGAGGTGCTGCACCGCGGCCTCGGCGACGACAAGTACCGCCCCAGCCCGCTGCTGCGCAAGATGGTCCAGGCGGGCCTGCTGGGCCGCAAGAGCGGCCGCGGCTTCTACACGTACTGA
- a CDS encoding YciI family protein, giving the protein MNLFVLISQYLKPQADVDVVTPRHRAWLDDHYRSGTFLVSGRQDPPTGGVIVARAQSREALEALMANDPFVLEGCAAYTITAFTPVKRGAAVHLDDIPLVQ; this is encoded by the coding sequence ATGAACCTGTTCGTGCTGATCAGCCAGTACCTGAAACCCCAGGCCGACGTCGACGTGGTCACGCCCCGCCACCGCGCGTGGCTGGACGACCACTACCGCTCCGGCACGTTCCTCGTGTCAGGCCGCCAGGACCCGCCCACGGGCGGCGTCATCGTGGCGCGCGCGCAGAGCCGCGAGGCGCTCGAAGCGCTCATGGCGAACGACCCGTTCGTGCTGGAAGGCTGCGCGGCGTACACCATCACGGCATTCACGCCCGTGAAGCGCGGCGCGGCCGTGCACCTCGACGACATTCCTCTCGTTCAGTAA
- a CDS encoding thiolase family protein: MKAVIVSASRTPVGKFMGALAPVSAVQLGALTLRETLQRAGLNGDLIDDVIMGQVVQAGSGQNPARQAAIHAGVPSSAGALTVNKVCGSGLKAVILGAQSIRAGDQTAVLAGGMESMSNSPHLLPRARFGYRLGHAEVLDANTLDGLWCSINNEGMGLTGERVADKYGITRAEQDAYAADSHRKAAAAQASGAFDAEIVPVTVPGRKGDLVVTQDEAIRADTTAEALAKLKPAFKADGSVTAGNAPGLNDGASSLLIMSQDAARAHGLTPLAEVVGYATGGLDPEWVMMTPVAATQKLLKNLGWTAADVDLWELNEAFSVQALAVMRELDLDAARVNVNGGAVALGHAIGNSGSRILVTLLHALQARGQETGVATLCMGGGNGLALAVRRLG; the protein is encoded by the coding sequence ATGAAGGCAGTCATCGTGTCCGCCTCCCGGACGCCCGTCGGAAAATTCATGGGCGCCCTCGCCCCCGTGAGCGCCGTGCAACTCGGCGCCCTCACCCTCCGCGAAACCCTCCAGCGCGCCGGCCTGAACGGCGACCTCATCGACGACGTCATCATGGGTCAGGTCGTTCAGGCCGGCAGCGGCCAGAACCCCGCCCGCCAGGCCGCCATCCACGCGGGCGTCCCCAGCAGCGCCGGCGCCCTCACCGTGAACAAGGTGTGCGGCAGCGGCCTCAAGGCCGTGATCCTCGGCGCGCAGAGCATCCGCGCGGGCGACCAGACGGCCGTGCTCGCCGGCGGCATGGAAAGCATGAGCAACAGCCCGCACCTGCTGCCCCGCGCACGCTTCGGCTACCGCCTGGGACACGCGGAAGTCCTCGACGCGAACACCCTCGACGGCCTGTGGTGCAGCATCAACAACGAAGGCATGGGCCTGACCGGCGAGCGCGTCGCCGACAAGTACGGCATCACCCGCGCGGAGCAGGACGCGTACGCCGCCGACTCGCACCGCAAAGCTGCCGCCGCGCAGGCGAGCGGCGCGTTCGACGCGGAAATCGTGCCCGTCACCGTCCCTGGCCGCAAGGGCGACCTGGTCGTCACGCAGGACGAAGCGATCCGCGCGGACACCACCGCCGAGGCCCTCGCGAAACTCAAACCGGCCTTCAAGGCGGACGGCAGCGTCACCGCTGGGAACGCCCCCGGCCTGAACGACGGCGCGAGCAGCCTGCTGATCATGAGTCAGGACGCCGCGCGCGCGCACGGCCTCACGCCCCTCGCGGAAGTCGTCGGGTACGCCACGGGCGGCCTCGACCCCGAATGGGTGATGATGACGCCCGTCGCAGCCACCCAGAAGCTCCTGAAGAACCTCGGGTGGACTGCCGCCGACGTAGACCTGTGGGAGCTAAACGAGGCGTTCAGTGTGCAGGCCCTCGCCGTCATGCGCGAACTGGACCTCGATGCCGCCCGCGTGAACGTGAACGGCGGCGCCGTCGCGCTCGGGCACGCCATCGGCAACAGCGGCTCGCGTATCCTCGTGACGCTCCTTCACGCCCTGCAGGCGCGCGGGCAGGAAACAGGCGTGGCGACGCTGTGCATGGGCGGCGGCAACGGCCTCGCGCTCGCCGTGCGGCGCCTGGGGTAA
- a CDS encoding RNA 2'-phosphotransferase, whose translation MNDLQTKLSRRLSYLLRHAPHEAGLTLEPGGWVRVDDLLAGLRRLGVAATREAVETVVRTNDKRRFSLDGAGERIRANQGHSVPVDLELTPSVPPDALYHGTVRAATGDIFREGLRPMARHHVHLSPDTATAVRVGARRGRPVVLRVDAAGMHAAGHRFYCSENGVWLTDTVPPAFLSVLPADGTP comes from the coding sequence ATGAACGATCTGCAGACGAAATTGAGTCGGCGCCTGTCGTACCTGTTGCGGCACGCGCCGCACGAGGCGGGATTGACGCTGGAGCCGGGCGGGTGGGTGCGCGTGGATGACCTGCTGGCGGGGTTGCGGCGCCTGGGCGTCGCGGCGACCCGCGAGGCTGTGGAGACAGTGGTGCGCACGAACGACAAGCGGCGGTTCAGCCTGGACGGCGCGGGCGAGCGGATCCGCGCGAATCAGGGGCACAGCGTGCCGGTGGACCTGGAGCTGACGCCCAGCGTGCCGCCCGACGCGCTGTACCACGGCACGGTGCGCGCGGCGACAGGGGACATTTTTCGGGAGGGGCTGCGGCCGATGGCGCGGCATCACGTGCACCTGTCGCCGGACACGGCGACAGCGGTGCGGGTGGGCGCGCGCCGGGGCCGCCCTGTGGTGCTGCGGGTTGACGCCGCCGGCATGCACGCGGCCGGGCACCGGTTTTACTGCAGCGAGAACGGCGTGTGGTTGACGGACACTGTGCCGCCGGCGTTCCTGTCGGTGTTACCAGCGGACGGGACACCCTAA
- the glmU gene encoding bifunctional UDP-N-acetylglucosamine diphosphorylase/glucosamine-1-phosphate N-acetyltransferase GlmU, whose protein sequence is MTEPQPSTRRVPLDVVILAAGQGTRMRSKLPKMLHPVAGRPMVGWSVNAAKTLGARDIIVVTGHGADQIETALAPEGVRFVRQDRQLGTGHAFLVAARALQGGADVLLLYGDTPMLPPETLARMLEQHRTHGSALTVLTSELPDATGYGRIIRDENGEVARIVEEKAANPEEKRVREFNSGVYVMDDRAPALAERITDDNPAGEYYITDLIALYRGEGAPVQAFRIPDAGEVMGANDRAQLAVLERLMRERINARHMRDGVTITDPASTYIEDTVRIARDATIQPGVILRGRTVIGEDAVIGAYSVIEDSEIGAGAVIKPHSMLEGAVVGSGSDVGPFARLRAGANLAGGVHIGNFVEVKNATLHEGVKAGHLAYLGDVTIGAETNVGAGTIIANFDGVNKHRTDIGAGVFIGSNSTLIAPRAVGDAAFIAAGSTVHEDVPEGALAVARGKQRTVTGWSRRYWNGVRAQVERKLPWLAGWLARQSE, encoded by the coding sequence ATGACTGAACCCCAACCCAGCACGCGGCGCGTGCCGCTGGACGTCGTGATTCTCGCGGCGGGCCAGGGCACGCGCATGAGAAGCAAACTCCCCAAAATGCTCCACCCCGTCGCCGGCCGCCCCATGGTCGGCTGGAGCGTGAACGCCGCCAAAACGCTCGGCGCGCGCGACATTATCGTCGTTACCGGACACGGCGCGGACCAGATTGAAACGGCCCTCGCGCCCGAAGGGGTCCGCTTCGTCCGCCAGGACCGCCAGCTCGGCACCGGCCATGCGTTCCTCGTCGCCGCGCGCGCCTTGCAGGGCGGCGCGGACGTGCTGCTGCTGTACGGCGACACGCCCATGCTCCCCCCGGAAACGCTCGCGCGCATGCTCGAACAGCACCGCACGCACGGCAGCGCCCTGACGGTCCTCACCAGCGAACTGCCGGACGCCACCGGGTACGGCCGCATCATCCGCGACGAGAACGGCGAAGTGGCGCGCATCGTGGAGGAAAAAGCCGCGAACCCCGAAGAGAAACGCGTGCGGGAATTCAACAGCGGCGTGTACGTCATGGACGACCGCGCGCCCGCCCTCGCGGAACGCATCACCGACGACAACCCCGCCGGCGAGTACTACATCACCGACCTGATCGCCCTGTACCGCGGCGAGGGCGCGCCCGTGCAGGCCTTCCGCATTCCCGACGCGGGCGAGGTCATGGGCGCCAACGACCGCGCGCAGCTCGCTGTGCTGGAGCGCCTGATGCGCGAACGCATCAACGCGCGCCACATGCGCGACGGCGTGACCATCACCGACCCGGCCAGCACGTACATCGAGGACACCGTCCGCATCGCCCGTGACGCCACCATCCAGCCCGGCGTGATCCTGCGCGGCCGCACCGTCATCGGCGAGGACGCCGTCATCGGCGCGTACAGCGTCATCGAGGACAGCGAGATCGGCGCGGGCGCCGTCATCAAGCCGCACAGCATGCTGGAAGGCGCCGTGGTCGGCAGCGGCAGCGACGTCGGGCCGTTCGCGCGCCTCCGCGCCGGCGCGAACCTCGCGGGCGGCGTGCACATCGGCAACTTCGTGGAAGTCAAGAACGCCACCCTGCACGAGGGCGTCAAGGCCGGGCACCTCGCGTACCTCGGCGACGTCACCATCGGCGCAGAAACGAACGTCGGCGCGGGCACCATCATCGCCAACTTCGACGGCGTCAACAAGCACCGCACCGACATCGGCGCGGGCGTGTTCATCGGCAGCAACAGCACCCTGATCGCCCCGCGCGCCGTGGGCGACGCCGCGTTCATCGCGGCGGGCAGCACCGTCCACGAGGACGTCCCCGAAGGCGCCCTCGCCGTCGCCCGCGGGAAGCAGCGGACCGTCACCGGCTGGAGCCGCCGCTACTGGAACGGCGTGCGCGCCCAAGTGGAACGCAAACTTCCGTGGCTGGCCGGTTGGCTCGCCCGCCAGAGCGAGTAA
- a CDS encoding glutaredoxin family protein — MTAAPTLTLYTRAGCHLCEDAEATLTRLGVPYTPVDVTGHADLEARYGWDVPVLARGDQVLLKGVLSAARITAKLRVHRLT, encoded by the coding sequence ATGACCGCCGCGCCCACGCTCACGCTCTACACCCGCGCCGGCTGCCACCTCTGCGAGGACGCCGAGGCGACCCTCACGCGCCTCGGCGTGCCCTACACGCCCGTGGACGTGACCGGCCACGCCGACCTCGAAGCGCGCTACGGCTGGGACGTCCCCGTCCTCGCGCGCGGCGATCAGGTGCTCCTCAAAGGCGTCCTGAGCGCCGCGCGCATCACCGCGAAACTGCGCGTGCACCGTCTCACCTGA
- the cax gene encoding calcium/proton exchanger, whose amino-acid sequence MFMNLLLLFVPVSLVLEYVVHAPPLWVFITSTLAVVPLADWLRKATEHVAHHAGPTIGGLLNVTFGNLAELIIAIFVLIEGQQAVVKAQITGSLIGNALLGLGLAIVVGSFGRHKQTFSRENAGQLSGMLFLLVVALLLPAFFDYTERLPGFTPSDAAERARLNDALSLGVAVVLIAVYLLNLVYTLVTHRDVFALDGGEEMHGRPWPLARALAVLVGGTALIALESEMLSGALEATSSTLGLSPFFLGIIVLAVVGNFAEYLGATYFARKGQIGLAVSIAVGATVQVALLTAPLLVLISHLLGKPMNLIFTSPLELVAIVAVALIVTAVTKDGETTWFEGVMLIAVYILLAIAFYFVTPHEAPDHRTGAVLAPPAVTQRA is encoded by the coding sequence ATGTTCATGAATCTGCTGCTGCTGTTCGTACCAGTGTCACTGGTGCTGGAGTACGTCGTGCACGCGCCGCCGCTGTGGGTGTTCATCACGTCCACGCTGGCGGTCGTGCCGCTCGCGGACTGGTTGCGCAAGGCAACGGAGCACGTCGCGCATCACGCGGGCCCGACCATCGGGGGCCTGCTGAATGTGACGTTCGGGAACCTGGCGGAGCTGATCATCGCTATTTTCGTGTTGATCGAGGGGCAGCAGGCGGTCGTGAAGGCGCAGATCACCGGCAGCCTGATCGGCAACGCGCTGCTGGGCCTGGGCCTCGCGATTGTGGTGGGCAGCTTCGGGCGGCACAAGCAGACGTTCAGCCGCGAGAACGCCGGGCAGCTGAGCGGCATGCTGTTTCTGCTGGTGGTGGCGTTACTGCTCCCGGCGTTTTTCGATTACACGGAGCGCCTGCCGGGGTTCACGCCGAGTGACGCGGCGGAGCGCGCGCGCCTGAACGACGCGCTGAGCCTGGGCGTGGCGGTCGTGCTGATCGCCGTGTACCTGCTGAACCTCGTGTACACGCTTGTCACGCACCGCGACGTGTTCGCGTTGGACGGCGGCGAGGAGATGCACGGCAGGCCGTGGCCGCTCGCGCGTGCCCTCGCGGTCCTGGTGGGCGGCACGGCCCTGATCGCCCTGGAATCCGAGATGCTGTCCGGCGCGCTGGAGGCGACGAGCAGCACGCTGGGCCTCAGCCCGTTCTTCTTGGGGATCATCGTGCTCGCGGTCGTGGGGAACTTCGCGGAGTACCTGGGCGCCACGTACTTCGCCCGCAAAGGCCAGATCGGCCTCGCGGTGAGCATCGCCGTGGGCGCGACCGTCCAGGTGGCGCTGCTGACCGCGCCGCTGCTGGTGCTGATCAGCCATCTGCTCGGGAAGCCCATGAACCTGATCTTCACCAGTCCGCTGGAGTTGGTGGCGATCGTGGCGGTCGCGTTGATCGTCACGGCGGTCACGAAGGACGGCGAGACGACCTGGTTCGAGGGCGTCATGCTGATCGCCGTGTATATCCTGCTGGCCATCGCGTTCTATTTCGTCACGCCGCACGAGGCGCCTGACCACCGTACGGGCGCCGTTCTGGCGCCGCCCGCTGTGACGCAGCGGGCCTGA
- the ffh gene encoding signal recognition particle protein: protein MFESLGNKLQDILDKLRHESKLTEAQVKAAMREIRMALLEADVNFSVAKDFVARVTEKAVGQEVMGSLNAGQMVVKIVNDELIETLGGQAKQPTLKNEGNIFFMVGLQGAGKTTSTGKLAQYYKSKGRRVLLVAADTQRPAARDQLKILGQQVGVPVLEVANGETPAETKRKLEAHLQSDYRDLIIVDTAGRLQIDEALMDQLADLKGALSPTETLLVVDAMTGQEALNVAETFESRIGLSGLIITKMDGDARGGAALSARFVTGKPIYFAGVSEKLSGLEPFYPDRVAGRILGMGDVLGLIERAQQADLQSMEIKKPGEFDLEDLLQQLRQIRKMGPLGDLMRMIPGMSRALPPEFNVDDKQVQRIDAMISSMTLKERRNPKIIDGKRRKRIATGSGTTVQDINRLLKMHEQMKDMMKMLQRMGMGGAGGKGGKMPRMPFGPGGMK, encoded by the coding sequence ATGTTCGAATCGCTCGGCAACAAACTGCAAGACATCCTCGATAAACTCCGCCACGAAAGCAAACTCACCGAAGCGCAGGTCAAAGCGGCCATGCGCGAAATCCGCATGGCGCTCCTCGAAGCGGACGTGAACTTCAGCGTCGCCAAGGACTTCGTCGCGCGCGTCACTGAAAAGGCCGTCGGGCAGGAAGTCATGGGCAGCCTCAACGCCGGCCAGATGGTCGTGAAGATCGTCAACGACGAACTGATCGAAACGCTCGGCGGGCAGGCCAAGCAACCCACCCTGAAGAACGAAGGGAACATCTTCTTCATGGTCGGCCTGCAGGGCGCCGGCAAAACCACCAGCACCGGCAAGCTCGCGCAGTACTACAAAAGCAAAGGCCGCCGCGTCCTGCTCGTCGCCGCCGATACCCAGCGTCCCGCAGCGCGCGACCAGCTGAAGATCCTCGGCCAGCAGGTCGGCGTGCCCGTCCTTGAGGTCGCCAACGGCGAAACCCCCGCCGAAACCAAACGCAAACTCGAGGCGCACCTCCAGAGTGACTACCGCGACCTCATCATCGTGGACACCGCCGGCCGCCTCCAGATCGACGAAGCGCTCATGGACCAGCTCGCGGACCTCAAGGGCGCCCTCTCCCCCACTGAAACGCTCCTCGTCGTGGACGCCATGACCGGCCAGGAGGCCCTGAACGTCGCCGAAACGTTCGAGAGCCGCATCGGCCTGTCCGGCCTGATCATCACGAAGATGGACGGCGACGCGCGCGGCGGCGCGGCCCTCAGCGCCCGCTTCGTCACCGGTAAACCCATCTACTTTGCGGGCGTCAGCGAGAAACTCAGCGGCCTGGAACCCTTCTACCCGGACCGCGTCGCGGGCCGCATCCTTGGCATGGGCGACGTCCTCGGCCTGATTGAGCGCGCGCAGCAGGCGGACCTCCAGTCCATGGAGATCAAGAAGCCCGGCGAGTTCGACCTGGAGGACCTGCTGCAGCAACTCCGGCAGATCCGCAAAATGGGCCCGCTCGGCGACCTGATGCGCATGATCCCGGGCATGAGCCGCGCCCTGCCGCCCGAGTTCAACGTCGACGACAAGCAGGTGCAGCGCATCGACGCAATGATCAGCAGCATGACCCTCAAGGAACGCCGCAACCCCAAGATCATCGACGGGAAACGCCGTAAGCGCATCGCCACGGGCAGCGGCACGACCGTGCAGGACATCAACCGCCTCCTGAAGATGCACGAGCAGATGAAGGACATGATGAAGATGCTTCAGCGCATGGGCATGGGCGGCGCTGGAGGTAAGGGTGGCAAGATGCCCCGCATGCCGTTCGGGCCCGGCGGCATGAAATAA
- a CDS encoding DNA topoisomerase IB yields the protein MSASATTLLQDTYLRRAGDHPCRFRYTHPDGTPYTDEAGLARIAKLAIPPGYQDVYVSPDADADLQAFGRDAAGRLQYRYHADFLQARAGRKWARLGRFARALPAFRTATTTDLRRTGLPERKVLAIMTRVLHVARFRVGSEAYARAHRTYGLSTLLKRHVRVDGTTVEFNFKGKHGVQQHRFITDRTVASAVERLLELPGPHLFQAVQADGTPCRIHAPEVNAYLRDVMGPFTAKDFRTWGGTLLAAEYLAELGAPATERDARKGIVECVKAVAEDLGNTPAVVRAHYVCPVIFDRYAEGRVLDDFEPRANRLPTSLEGLTRAEAALARLLASRPRKGE from the coding sequence ATGAGCGCGTCCGCCACCACCCTGCTGCAAGACACCTACCTGCGCCGCGCAGGCGATCACCCCTGCCGCTTCCGTTACACCCACCCCGACGGCACCCCATACACCGACGAGGCCGGCCTCGCGCGCATCGCGAAGCTCGCCATTCCGCCCGGCTACCAGGACGTGTACGTCAGCCCCGACGCGGACGCGGACCTGCAGGCGTTTGGGCGGGACGCCGCCGGGCGCCTGCAGTACCGGTACCACGCAGACTTCCTGCAGGCCCGCGCCGGCCGCAAGTGGGCGCGCCTGGGCCGCTTCGCGCGGGCCCTGCCGGCCTTCCGGACCGCCACGACCACGGACCTGCGCCGCACCGGCCTGCCGGAACGCAAGGTGTTAGCCATCATGACGCGCGTGCTGCACGTCGCGCGCTTCCGGGTGGGCAGCGAGGCGTACGCGCGCGCGCACCGCACGTACGGCCTCTCGACACTGCTCAAACGCCACGTCCGCGTGGACGGCACCACCGTGGAATTCAACTTCAAGGGCAAACACGGCGTGCAGCAGCACCGCTTCATCACCGACCGCACGGTGGCGAGCGCCGTCGAGCGCCTGCTGGAGCTGCCTGGCCCGCACCTCTTCCAGGCCGTGCAGGCGGACGGCACGCCCTGCCGCATTCACGCGCCCGAGGTGAACGCCTATCTGCGAGACGTCATGGGCCCGTTCACCGCGAAGGACTTCCGGACGTGGGGCGGCACGCTGCTCGCCGCGGAGTACCTCGCGGAACTCGGCGCGCCCGCCACGGAACGAGACGCCCGCAAAGGCATCGTCGAGTGCGTGAAAGCCGTCGCGGAGGACCTCGGCAACACGCCCGCCGTGGTCCGCGCGCACTACGTCTGCCCGGTCATCTTCGACCGCTACGCCGAAGGGCGGGTGCTGGACGATTTCGAGCCGCGCGCCAACCGACTCCCCACTTCGCTGGAGGGCCTCACGCGCGCCGAAGCGGCCCTCGCGCGCCTGCTCGCCAGCCGCCCCCGCAAAGGCGAGTGA
- the lgt gene encoding prolipoprotein diacylglyceryl transferase, translating to MDPVAFQIGSFTVAWYGILITAGILLGSFVGTRLARQRGLNADLLQDMILWAVVWGVIGARIVFVATSWHLFAGKSGVPLLVDIINIRQGGISIHGGLIAGILVLIYYTRRYRLNFYQYADLFVPGVAFGIIGGRIGNIMNGSDTVGRVTGWPVGYVWPDSARAFHDAMCNPQTALNLAQYCVNKGGQMVMTAPVHFTQMYGVIIGIMLSVAAFFWLRSRIPGWTFWQFWLWYSLLRAGWEETFRLNPLPLKSYLSEGLDKPGIGLWTETQLISIPLILVSIYFLITLRRKARTAPADSGPTDQLAAQQ from the coding sequence ATGGACCCCGTTGCATTTCAGATCGGCAGCTTCACCGTTGCCTGGTACGGCATTCTCATCACAGCCGGCATCCTCCTCGGCAGCTTCGTCGGCACGCGCCTTGCCCGGCAACGCGGCCTGAACGCCGACCTGCTGCAGGACATGATCCTGTGGGCGGTCGTGTGGGGCGTCATCGGCGCGCGCATCGTGTTCGTCGCCACGTCCTGGCACCTGTTCGCCGGGAAGAGCGGCGTGCCGCTGCTGGTGGACATCATCAACATCCGCCAGGGCGGCATCAGCATCCACGGCGGCCTGATCGCCGGGATTCTCGTGCTGATCTACTACACCCGCCGCTACCGCCTGAACTTCTACCAGTACGCGGACCTGTTCGTGCCGGGCGTGGCCTTCGGCATCATCGGCGGGCGCATCGGCAACATCATGAACGGCAGCGACACCGTCGGCCGCGTCACCGGCTGGCCCGTCGGGTACGTCTGGCCGGACAGCGCCCGCGCGTTCCACGACGCCATGTGCAACCCGCAGACCGCGCTGAACCTCGCGCAGTACTGCGTGAACAAAGGCGGGCAGATGGTCATGACCGCGCCCGTGCACTTCACGCAGATGTACGGCGTGATCATCGGCATCATGCTGTCCGTCGCGGCGTTCTTCTGGCTGCGCTCCCGCATTCCCGGCTGGACGTTCTGGCAGTTCTGGCTGTGGTACAGCCTGCTGCGCGCCGGCTGGGAGGAAACCTTCCGCCTGAACCCGCTGCCGCTCAAGTCGTACCTCAGCGAAGGCCTCGACAAACCCGGCATCGGCCTGTGGACCGAAACGCAGCTCATCAGCATCCCCCTGATCCTCGTCAGCATCTACTTCCTCATCACGCTGCGCCGCAAAGCCAGAACGGCTCCCGCCGACAGCGGCCCCACCGATCAGCTCGCCGCGCAGCAGTAA
- a CDS encoding DUF456 domain-containing protein, with translation MSLAFLVFLVVWLIGLVATFIPVLPATFIIFVGSVVATFLDGFQVWPDLPFLITLGVVTILVGFVDNLASAWGARRYGGSKQAIWGALIGGLVGILPIIPFGLIIGPLLGALIAELFIVRKPFPEALRSAWGTLIGLLAGIAAKFVLHVLIGLFELWRLYDPAKSVFA, from the coding sequence ATGTCCCTGGCGTTCCTGGTCTTTCTGGTGGTGTGGCTGATCGGGCTGGTCGCCACCTTTATTCCCGTCCTGCCCGCCACCTTCATCATCTTCGTCGGCAGCGTCGTCGCCACCTTCCTTGACGGCTTCCAGGTCTGGCCGGACCTGCCGTTCCTGATCACGCTTGGCGTCGTCACCATCCTTGTCGGCTTCGTCGACAACCTCGCGTCCGCGTGGGGCGCGCGCCGCTACGGCGGCAGCAAACAGGCCATCTGGGGCGCCTTGATCGGCGGCCTGGTCGGCATCCTGCCCATCATTCCGTTCGGCCTGATCATCGGCCCGTTGCTGGGCGCCCTCATCGCCGAACTGTTCATCGTCCGCAAGCCGTTCCCGGAAGCGCTCCGCAGCGCCTGGGGCACCCTCATCGGCCTGCTCGCCGGCATCGCCGCGAAGTTCGTCCTGCACGTCCTGATCGGCCTGTTTGAACTGTGGCGCCTGTACGACCCGGCCAAGAGCGTGTTCGCATGA